From the genome of Argonema galeatum A003/A1:
TGATGCCCTACAAGCGCTCTCCAAAGCTTCTGATGCTAAGCCTGACGATCGATCTATTACTGAGGATTTTTACTCGCTTTTAAAGCAGGTTGGGTTGAATGAAGTAGTAGCACAAGTACGCAAACAATCACAGAGGTGAGATTTGCTAGTGGAAGAGGTAAATTTCAGATTTTAGATTTCAAATTTCAGATTTAAAACAAAGAAAGAAATCTAAAATCTGAAATCTAAAATTTTGGATCCGTTATTAGTCGTTAGCTAGCTGCTTGATTTAGCTTTCAAAAATTGCTTTAGCTGGAGCAAACTTAGTGTTTGACCCAAATTTAAGGGCAGCAAAGACACCCCTTCCAGGCGAGACTGCACCCAACCTTCTCCCCAATACCATTCATGAAAACCATCAATTCCCTGACTCAATAACAAGCGCAGACAGTTAGGTTCTGCCACATCAACTTGGTGTTGGATTTCCACGGGGCCAATCCAACTGGTGAAAGTCAGCTCGCTGTGGAGCTGTTCAGGTAGCCCAGAGTCAAAGGTTTGGGGCCATAGCCATTGTTGCAGCTGGCTCGGTAGCAGCAGGCTGTCCCGAATGGTTGTTTCTTTAGCCTCAACCTCTATTCGCAGATTGCTTTTTTGGAAAGTACCCAGCATTTGAATTGCCAGTCACATATTTTGATTTGTCTAGGGGCGATCCTTGTGGGTGCCCGTCTCTTTTAGTATGCCAAAGCCTTGCCGTTTAGCTTGTAGGGGCGAAGCATTCGGGCCCAAAATCTAGGGTAAGAGCGATAGATTTTGGGCCCGAATGCTTCGCCCTACGATTACTGAATCGGTGTTCTAGACGCCAACTGCTCGATCGCCAACTTAAAATAGAAGATGTTAAGAAATGTAAGGATTTTTCATGGCCGATCAGTTAATTCGTGCTACGGCAGCCGATGGCGGGATTCGTGCGGTTGGTGCGATCGCAACACGCCTCACAGAAGAAGCCAGACGACGGCACAAGCTCTCTTATGTGGCAACAGCGGCCTTGGGCCGCACAATGTCAGCAGGGCTCTTGCTAGTCTCCAACATGAAGCGAGCCGAATCGAGAGTAAATATTCGAGTCAAGGGTAATGGCCCCTTGGGTGGTATTCTTGTCGATGCCGGTTTAGATGGAACAGTACGCGGCTATGTGGGAAATCCCTCGATCGAACTGCCACCTAATGCTAAAGGCAAACTTGATGTAGGTGGAGCGGTGGGTCAGGAAGGCTACCTTTACGTTGTGCGAGATGTTGGATACGGCTATCCCTATTCCAGTACTGTGGAGCTAGTTTCGGGTGAAATTGGCGATGACGTAGCTAATTACCTAGTAAATTCCGAACAGACCCCTTCAGCTCTAGTTGTAGGCGTGTTTCTTGAGGCTGGCCAAGTTAAGGCAGCTGGAGGCATCCTACTGCAAGTCCTCCCCAAAGCAGCAAGAGACGAAGCGCTGGTGGAAACTTTAGAGTCTAGAGTCGGGGCTCTATCGGGATTCACGCCATTATTGCAGGCAGGCAAGACATTGCCGGATATTTTTCAGCATCTGCTGGGTGACATGGGACTGGTGCTATTACCAGAGACACAATTGCTACGCTTCCATTGTGGCTGCTCTAGAAGTCGCCTGATGGGGGCTTTAAAGATGCTGGGGGAAGCTGAAATCCAAGACATGATTGAAAAAGATAATGGTGCTGAGGCAACCTGTCACTTCTGTGGGGAAGTCTACAAAGCTAGCAGCGACGAACTGGTTGAGCTGATTGTGGAACTTTACGGGGCCCAATCCTGAACCAAAGGTTTTTTATTGGTATCTGTGTTTACACCTTGAGCGTCGCTAAAGATATAATTCACAAGATCTAGCTTTTTTGGAATTACAGGGGTAGGATCGCTAGAACTGCGTGTTCGAGCCGAACCAGTTAGGCCCAATGCACGATTATTTTGGTGTGAGCTATGAGAGAACGGGGAAGTTCAGACCGATGGTCTGCTGCTAGAGCTTCAGAGCAGGGGAATCAAAACCGATTTCCCATTCCACCACTGATTCCAGGAGCATCTGTAGCACCGCCGACAGGTGCTGCTTCAGCTTCGGCAGATACTTCTGGGGTAAACAAAGTACAGTCAACCCAACCTGCTGATGGGGAACAGTTAGAAAATGTGAAGCCTGGAAAATCAGCGCCAATAAGCAAGTTGTTACCTGTTTCGCAAAAGCTAGGACGCTGGTTTAAGTATTGGCAGTTTTGGGCTTTTTTAGCAACGGTGACCGCAAGTGGAGTGGGGTTCATGGCAGTGGCTTTATTGTTTAAGCTGCCAACACTGCCGAACTGTCCTTCTATGTACTGGCCGACGGCTTCGGCATCTATGCGGCTGTACTGCGCTCAGCTGGCGGCAAAGAAGCAGACGGTGAAGGATCTGTTAGAGGCGATCGCTCTTGTCCAAAGTCTGCCACCAGATCACCCGCTGCGCGAGGAAGTAAACTACGAAATCAAAGAGTGGTCGCAAGATATCCTGGATCTGGCTGAAGCATCGTTTGATGCTGGCAAGCTGGATGAGGCTATAGCTATAGCTAAAAAAATTCCGGCTGATGTTCCTGCATACTCGCAGGTGAAAACCCGGATTCAGAGTTGGAAGTCGCTCTGGTCTAAGGCAGAAGGCATTTATCGCGATGGGGAAGCCGAACTGCCTAAGCAAAACTGGTCTCAAGCTTTTCGGGAAGCTGTCCGCTTGCTATATGTCGGCAATACTTACTGGCAAACTACTAAGTATGAGGAACTTAACCAGCTGATTGTGTCGGCGCGTGACGATGGAGATACGCTGGCTAAGGCGCAAAATTTGGTAAGGCGCAGCGGAGTTAAGAATCTGCTGGAGGCTGCTAAGCTGGCAGAGTCAATTAACCCCAAGAGTTACATTTATAAGGATACTCAAGCGGTTATCGTTGAGATTGGGCGCAAAATGATGGATCTGGCTGAAGCCCAGCTGGAGGCTCGGAATGTAGATGAGGCGATCGATATCGCCCGCCAGATTCCCGCTAGTGCCAATTTGCAAGCCCAGGTGCAAGATTTTATTAATTTAGCTCAGGCTCAGGCGGTGGCGCAGCAAGGAACTGCTTCCAGTCTCCAGGAGGCTCTAGCACTTGTCAAAAAGCTCACTCCTGACCGACCCCTGTATATTAAGGGGCAGGATCTGATTATCCGTTGGCAGCGAGAACTCGAAGATATCGCCCACCTGGAAAAAGCACGCCAATTGGCTCAGCTGGGAACTGCTAGCGATTTAAAATCGGCCATTAAAGAGGTGCAACTGATACCGGGAACTCATCCCCGCGCTGAAGAAGCAAAAACGGAAATTTCTCGCTGGACAGATCGAATCCAGACGATGGAAGACCGTCCTTATTTGAATCGAGCCGAACAAATTGCGAGTGTGGGTGATGAAACTTCTCTGCAAGCGGCAATTGATGAGGCGAATCAGATTGCCGCCGGTCGCGCTCTTTATAAGGAAGCTCAGGATAAGGTTCGGCAGTGGACTGCCCAGATTCAGC
Proteins encoded in this window:
- the hslO gene encoding Hsp33 family molecular chaperone HslO; translated protein: MADQLIRATAADGGIRAVGAIATRLTEEARRRHKLSYVATAALGRTMSAGLLLVSNMKRAESRVNIRVKGNGPLGGILVDAGLDGTVRGYVGNPSIELPPNAKGKLDVGGAVGQEGYLYVVRDVGYGYPYSSTVELVSGEIGDDVANYLVNSEQTPSALVVGVFLEAGQVKAAGGILLQVLPKAARDEALVETLESRVGALSGFTPLLQAGKTLPDIFQHLLGDMGLVLLPETQLLRFHCGCSRSRLMGALKMLGEAEIQDMIEKDNGAEATCHFCGEVYKASSDELVELIVELYGAQS
- a CDS encoding chromosome segregation ATPase, with protein sequence MRERGSSDRWSAARASEQGNQNRFPIPPLIPGASVAPPTGAASASADTSGVNKVQSTQPADGEQLENVKPGKSAPISKLLPVSQKLGRWFKYWQFWAFLATVTASGVGFMAVALLFKLPTLPNCPSMYWPTASASMRLYCAQLAAKKQTVKDLLEAIALVQSLPPDHPLREEVNYEIKEWSQDILDLAEASFDAGKLDEAIAIAKKIPADVPAYSQVKTRIQSWKSLWSKAEGIYRDGEAELPKQNWSQAFREAVRLLYVGNTYWQTTKYEELNQLIVSARDDGDTLAKAQNLVRRSGVKNLLEAAKLAESINPKSYIYKDTQAVIVEIGRKMMDLAEAQLEARNVDEAIDIARQIPASANLQAQVQDFINLAQAQAVAQQGTASSLQEALALVKKLTPDRPLYIKGQDLIIRWQRELEDIAHLEKARQLAQLGTASDLKSAIKEVQLIPGTHPRAEEAKTEISRWTDRIQTMEDRPYLNRAEQIASVGDETSLQAAIDEANQIAAGRALYKEAQDKVRQWTAQIQRIQDQPYLDQARQLAGAGNLVDAIATAGQIKPGRALSGEAQAAMADWQAQIQAQQNLQEARRLGSQRTPDTLAMAIRLAKQVPNSSPLRAEAEDAINQWSYQMLSLAQDRASYDLAGAIAIAKTIPDRTSAYAEARAQIDVWQNILNPPALPSPEPVAPPAEPAPPPDQTSPPPNFAPSDESSPPPATVP